From a single Portunus trituberculatus isolate SZX2019 chromosome 15, ASM1759143v1, whole genome shotgun sequence genomic region:
- the LOC123504351 gene encoding protein arginine methyltransferase NDUFAF7 homolog, mitochondrial-like produces MKEVLINPISGYYSTGKDMFGAQGDYITSPEISPMFGEMVAIWIMSEWYKLGSPRPLQLVEFGPGRGTLMHDVLVVLKRFGLHGDDLSVQLIEVSEELSVKQENKLCDGVSSNEEQSEDELYYKASTTSTGSPVFWYRHLSLVPKTFTVYLAHEFFDVLPIHKLHKTKDGWREILIDMDEGDGPHHLRYVLSNNPTPATKIFTEGEDTRECIEVSPDAAVLCKELATRIEEDGGIALIIDYGHNGADTDTFRAFKNHKQHDPLCEPGTADLTADVDFDFLKKQVKEKLVTFGPVTQSSFLINMGMETRLHNLLKQCKPEEKKNLISGFRMLTEPKQMGEKFKFLAFYPAVVKDFLLKFPPAGFIRNTD; encoded by the exons ATGAAAGAAGTGCTGATCAATCCTATTTCTGGTTATTATTCTACTGGCAAAGATATGTTTGGGGCCCAGGGAGACTACATTACCTCTCCAGAAATTAGTCCGATGTTTGGAGag ATGGTGGCAATATGGATCATGAGTGAGTGGTACAAGCTGGGTTCCCCTCGACCACTGCAGTTGGTGGAGTTTGGGCCGGGAAGGGGAACTCTCATGCATGATGTACTCGTG GTATTAAAAAGGTTTGGGTTACACGGTGATGACCTGAGTGTGCAGCTTATAGAAGTGTCTGAAGAGTTAAGtgtaaagcaagaaaacaaattgTGTGATGGTGTGTCCTCAAACGAAG AACAGAGTGAAGATGAGCTGTATTATAAAGCCAGCACAACAAGCACAGGTTCACCGGTTTTCTGGTATCGCCATCTCAGTCTGGTTCCCAAAACATTCACTGTCTACCTGGCTCATGAATTTTTTGACGTTTTGCCGATCCATAAACTGCACAAGACAAAGGACGGCTGGAGGGAGATCCTGATTGACATGGACGAGGGGGACGGACCTCACCATCTTCGATATGTCTTGTCCAATAATCCCACTCCCGCCACAAAGATTTTCACTGAG gGAGAAGACACAAGAGAGTGCATTGAGGTGAGCCCTGATGCAGCTGTGTTGTGTAAGGAACTTGCCACCAGAattgaagaagatggaggaattgcTCTCATCATAGACTATGGACACAATGGCGCGGACACAGATACTTTCAGG GCCTTTAAGAACCACAAGCAGCATGATCCCTTGTGTGAGCCAGGCACAGCAGACCTGACAGCTGATGTAGATTTTGATTTTCTGAAGAAGCAAGTGAAGGAGAAGCTGGTCACCTTTGGCCCCGTCACTCAGTCTTCTTTCCTGATCAACATGGGAATGGAAACAAGACTTCAT AACCTGCTGAAGCAATGCAAacctgaggaaaagaagaatctCATTTCTGGCTTCAGGATGTTGACAGAACCTAAGCAAATGGGAGAGAAATTCAAGTTCTTGGCCTTCTATCCAGCTGTTGTGAAGGATTTCCTCTTGAAGTTCCCTCCAGCTGGATTTATTCGCAACACTGATTAG